One Oreochromis niloticus isolate F11D_XX linkage group LG16, O_niloticus_UMD_NMBU, whole genome shotgun sequence genomic window carries:
- the tsn gene encoding translin: protein MTSSPGASWRRRLTALVHVDVLNSCGRFIFGIKRTAGFRREMSVTEMFSYIQGFLSADQDIREDIRKVVQTLEQTAREILTVLQSVHQPSGFKEIPSKCAKARELFCTVRTQIAELKTKFPMEQYYRFHEHWRFVLQRLAFLAAFVVYLESETLVKREEVAQILGIEVVREKGFHLDVEDYLAGVLIMASELSRLAVNSVTAGDYNRPLRISNFINELDSGFRLLNLKNDPLRKRYDGLKYDVKKIEEVVYDLSIRGLAKEPEAAGDK, encoded by the exons atgacatcatcaccagGCGCCAGCTGGAGGCGGAGGTTGACGGCTCTCGTGCACGTTGATGTGTTGAATAGCTGCGGAAGGTTCATTTTCGGTATCAAGCGTACGGCTGGATTCAGAAGAGAAATGTCTGTCACCGAGATGTTCAGTTACATCCAGGGCTTCCTGAGCGCAGACCAGGACATCAGAGAG GACATTCGTAAGGTGGTTCAAACCTTGGAGCAGACTGCCAGGGAAATACTAACAGTACTACAGAGTGTCCACCAACCAAGTGGATTCAAAGAAA TTCCCAGCAAATGTGCGAAGGCGCGGGAGCTGTTCTGCACAGTCAGGACACAAATTgctgaactgaaaacaaaatttCCTATGGAGCAGTATTATAG GTTCCATGAACACTGGCGGTTTGTCCTGCAGCGTTTGGCTTTCTTAGCAGCGTTTGTTGTCTATCTGGAGAGTGAAACTCTTGTAAAGCGGGAGGAAGTGGCACAGATACTCGGGA TCGAAGTGGTGCGAGAGAAAGGCTTCCACCTCGATGTAGAGGACTACCTGGCAGGCGTCCTGATCATGGCAAGTGAACTG TCACGCTTGGCGGTAAACAGCGTCACAGCAGGAGACTACAACCGGCCCCTGCGCATCTCCAACTTCATCAACGAGCTGGACTCGGGCTTCCGCCTGCTCAACTTGAAGAATGACCCGCTGAGGAAGCGCTACGACGGCCTCAAGTACGACGTGAAGAAAATCGAAGAGGTAGTTTATGACTTGTCAATCCGCGGTCTGGCCAAGGAGCCCGAGGCCGCTGGTGACAAGTAG